A window of Streptomyces sp. NBC_01689 genomic DNA:
GTACTCCCCGCTCCACCGCCGTCATCCGGTCCGACGCCGCGTCCCGCGCGCCGGCAACCGGGTGGCGGCGCGGTGCTTCCGGCCACCGGGTTTCCCGGCCACCGGTTTCCCCGGCCACCGGGTTTCCCGGCCACCCGACCGAATCGGCGGTGGCCTCCTGGCCGTACATGAAGCGCCACCACCAACTCGCCACCAGCGCCGTGGACACGGCGGCCGTGGTCGCCCCGGGCGACCAGGCGGTCGGCGCGGGTCGGAGACCGGACGGGTGAGGAAGGGCGCCCGGTCAGTGCCGGTCCGCGCGCCGGAGGCTGAGCCGTTCCTTCTCGGAGAGGCCGCCCCAGACGCCGAACCGCTCGTCGTTGTCCAGCGCGTATTCGAGGCAGGCCGGGCGCATCTCGCACATGCCGCAGATGCGCTTCGCCTCACGCACCGAGCTGCCCGGTTCGGGAAAGAAGAACTCTGCCCCGGTCTGCGCGCACAGCGCCTGCTCCTGCCAGTCGGAGTCGGCCGGGATGATGGTGTCGGTGTGCATGCCGAAGAGCGTGCCCGGTATCGAAAAACGTTCGATCAACGCCGGATCAACGCCGCGTTCCGAGCGCTCCGCCGGCCCGATGATGCTCCCTCCGACCGCAGCGGGCACGGCGGCGCGCGGGCGGCACGGGAACTGGACACACATGCCCTCTCACCCGTGGTGACCGGCGCGGCCGTCCGCGCCGAAGCCGGTGTCGGCCCGCGTCCCGGCGACGATTGTCAGTGGGCGGTGCAAGACTCGGCGGAGCAGACAACGGGACCCTTCAAAGGAGGGCACTCATGCTCACCACCCGCTTTGTTTCCGGCGCTCCGAACTGGCTCGACATCGGCACGCCCGACATCGAGGGCGCCACTTCCTTCTACGGAGGCCTCTTCGACTGGCAGTTCCAGTCCGCGGGGCCCGACGCCGGCGGTTACGGCTTCTTCCAGCTCGCAGGGAAGACCGTCGCGGGCGGCATGCAGACCACCTCCGAACAGGGCCCGCCCTCCTGGACGGTGTACTTCCAGACCCCCGACGCGGAGGCCACCACCAAGGCGGCCGAGCAGGTCGGCGGCAGCGCGGTCTTCCCGCCCATGGACGTCATGGGCGAGGGCCGCATGGCGATCCTCACCGACCGGGCGGGCGTGCCCTTCGGGCTCTGGGAGCCGGCCCGGACCAAGGGCGTCGACGTCGCGGGCGACCCCGGCTCGCTGTGCTGGGTCGAGCTCTACACCCCGGACGTCGCCGCGGCCGCCGCGTTCTACAACTCCGTGTTCGGCTGGGAGACCTCGGCCGCGCCGTTCCCCGGCGGCACGTACACCTGCGTCAACCCGGCCGGGACCGAGGAGACGGACATGTTCGGCGGCGTGGTGGCGCTGGCCGACGACCCGGCCGAGGCCGCGTCCGGCGCGTACTGGCTGCCGTACTTCGAGGTGGCCGACACGGACGCGACCGTCGCCAGGGCGCAGGAGCTGGGCGGCACGGTCCGGATGCCCGCCACGGACCTGGAGGGCGTCGGCCGCATGGCCAAGCTCACCGACCCGTACGGGGCGCGCTTCGCGGTCATCAAGAGCGCCCCGCGCCCGAGCTGACCCCGACGCGGCGACGCGGCGACGTCAAGGGGTGCCAGGGCCGGCCGACCCCACCGGCCGGTCCGGCCGGTCCGGCCCGACGCCGGTCCCGGTACTCCCGCGCGCCGGACCCGTGTCCCGCGTACGCCCGAACCGGCCGGTACCGCAGGCCGGACCGGGTGCTCCCGCACACGGGCGGACCCCGCCAGGGTCCGCCCGATCCCGTCCCGTGCCCCCGGTTTTGGCTACGCGGAGGCCCGTCGTACCAGCGTCGTCGGCAGGACGACACCTGAGGCGCCGTGCGCCTCGGTCTCCTTCGCGGTCCGCCGGTCGAGGTCCCGCAGGAGCAGCCGGGCCATCAGCCGGCCCATCTCCTCTATGTCCTGACGGACCGTGGTGAGTGGTGGGTCCGTCTGCTCCGCGACCGGGAGCATGTCGTCGAAGCCGATCACCGCGACGTCGTCCGGCACCCGCCGTCCCCGCTCGCGCAGCACCCGCAGGGCCCCCGCCGCGGACAGGTCGTTCGCGGCGAACACCGCGTCGACGTCGGGGCAGTGCTCCAGCAGTTCGCGCATCGCCCGTTCACCACCGGCGGGTGTGAAGTCGCCCTCGACGACGAGCCGCGGGTCGGCGTCGCCCATGACGTCCCGGAACCCGTCCAGCCGGTCGACCGCCGAGGTCTGGTCGAGGGCGCCGGTGATGTGCGCGACGCGGGTGCGCCCCAGCGCGACCAGGTGGCGTACGGCCGCGCGGGCACCGCCCCGGTTGTCACTGTCGACGTACACCGGGGACGCGGTGTCGCGGGGGCCGTCGCCCCAGCCGGGTCTGCCGCCGAACACGGTCGGCACGCCCGCGCCGTGGATCAGCCCGGGCAGCGGGTCGTCGAGGTGCAGCGAGAAGACGAGCGCCCCGTCGACGTGTCCGCCCGCGAGGTACCGGCCCACCCGGGCGTGGTCGTCACGGCCCTCCGTGAGGAGCAGGACGAGTTGCGAGTCGTGCGCCGTCAACTCCTTGCTGATGCCTCGCAGTTGGAGACCGAAGAAGGGGTCGGCGAAGACCCTCGTCTCCGGTTCGGCAATGACGACGGCGACCGCGTCGTGGCGTCGGGTGACCAGGCTCCGGGCGGCCTGGTTGGGAACGTAGCCCAGTTCCTCGACGGCCCGGCGGACCCGTTCGACGAGGGGTTCGCGCACTCCGTCGCCGCCGTTGACCACGCGTGACGCGGTGGCCCGGGAGACCCCCGCCCTGGCGGCCACGGCCTCCAGTGTGGGGCGCGACGCTGTCTCGGTCACCTCAGGGCTCCTCCTCGGCGGTTGCCGATCAGGATAGCCCCGGGACGCACCCGATGAGAGCGCTCCCGGCGCCGGACCGGGCGGCCCGTGGCGGAATCGGGCGGCCGCCCGTCCGTCGCCCGGACCGTCCGGCCGCCGGTCTACGCCCGGCCCTCTGTGCGTCTGGCACGGCTCGGCTGCACCCGCTTGGGCTCGCCCGGCATCTTCGGGTACTCGGGCGGATAGGGCAGATCCCCGAGACCGTGGTCGTGCTCGTCGCGAGCGGCCAGTTCCAGCAGCGCTTCGAGGGAGAAGGCGTGGTCGTCCATGTCCGCGTGCACGTCGCCGAGTTCGGCGAAGCGCCGGGGCATCGTCGCGAGGTCGAAGTCCCGGGGGCGGGCCTCGGCCACCTCCTCCCAGCGCAGGGGCGCGGAGACCGGGGCGTGCGGGCGCGGGCGTACCGAGTAGGCGGAGGCGATGGTGCGGTCCCGGGCCGTCTGGTTGTAGTCCACGAAGATCTTCTCGCCCCGCTCCTCCTTCCACCAGGCCGTGGTCACCCGCTCGGGCATCCGGCGCTCCAGTTCCCGCCCGGCGGCGATGGCGGCGCGGCGCACCTGGGTGAAGGACCAGCGCGGCGCGATCGGCACGAAGACATGCAGGCCGCGGCCGCCGGAGGTCTTGGGCCAGCCGCGCAGGTCCCCGTACTCGTGGAGGACCTCGCGGAGTTCGTGGGCGGCACGCACCGCGTCCTCGTAGTCCGTACCGGGCTGCGGGTCGAGGTCGATGCGGAGTTCGTCGGGACGGTCGACGTCGTCGCGCCGCACCGGCCACGGGTGGAAGGTGAGCGTGCCGAACTGCGCGGCCCACAGCACGGCCGCCACCTCGGTGGGGCACATCTCGTCGGCGGCGCGCCCGCTGGGGAAGGTGATGTGGGCGGTCGGGATCCAGTCCGGCATGTTCTTGGGCGCCCGCTTCTGGAAGAAGTTCTCGCCCTCGACTCCGTCCGGGTAGCGCTCCAGGGTGGTGGGACGGTCGCGCAGGGCGCGCAGGATGCCGTCGCCGACGG
This region includes:
- a CDS encoding VOC family protein, which gives rise to MLTTRFVSGAPNWLDIGTPDIEGATSFYGGLFDWQFQSAGPDAGGYGFFQLAGKTVAGGMQTTSEQGPPSWTVYFQTPDAEATTKAAEQVGGSAVFPPMDVMGEGRMAILTDRAGVPFGLWEPARTKGVDVAGDPGSLCWVELYTPDVAAAAAFYNSVFGWETSAAPFPGGTYTCVNPAGTEETDMFGGVVALADDPAEAASGAYWLPYFEVADTDATVARAQELGGTVRMPATDLEGVGRMAKLTDPYGARFAVIKSAPRPS
- a CDS encoding WhiB family transcriptional regulator: MHTDTIIPADSDWQEQALCAQTGAEFFFPEPGSSVREAKRICGMCEMRPACLEYALDNDERFGVWGGLSEKERLSLRRADRH
- the ligD gene encoding non-homologous end-joining DNA ligase, producing MGEAVELEAAGRTVRLSSPDKIFFPERGFTKLDLARYYLAVGDGILRALRDRPTTLERYPDGVEGENFFQKRAPKNMPDWIPTAHITFPSGRAADEMCPTEVAAVLWAAQFGTLTFHPWPVRRDDVDRPDELRIDLDPQPGTDYEDAVRAAHELREVLHEYGDLRGWPKTSGGRGLHVFVPIAPRWSFTQVRRAAIAAGRELERRMPERVTTAWWKEERGEKIFVDYNQTARDRTIASAYSVRPRPHAPVSAPLRWEEVAEARPRDFDLATMPRRFAELGDVHADMDDHAFSLEALLELAARDEHDHGLGDLPYPPEYPKMPGEPKRVQPSRARRTEGRA
- a CDS encoding LacI family DNA-binding transcriptional regulator, with translation MTETASRPTLEAVAARAGVSRATASRVVNGGDGVREPLVERVRRAVEELGYVPNQAARSLVTRRHDAVAVVIAEPETRVFADPFFGLQLRGISKELTAHDSQLVLLLTEGRDDHARVGRYLAGGHVDGALVFSLHLDDPLPGLIHGAGVPTVFGGRPGWGDGPRDTASPVYVDSDNRGGARAAVRHLVALGRTRVAHITGALDQTSAVDRLDGFRDVMGDADPRLVVEGDFTPAGGERAMRELLEHCPDVDAVFAANDLSAAGALRVLRERGRRVPDDVAVIGFDDMLPVAEQTDPPLTTVRQDIEEMGRLMARLLLRDLDRRTAKETEAHGASGVVLPTTLVRRASA